A window of Selenomonas ruminantium subsp. lactilytica TAM6421 contains these coding sequences:
- a CDS encoding sensor domain-containing diguanylate cyclase, whose amino-acid sequence MYSIRTKFTLLTIIAIIVTMSTATLIGVISIRNLGLSDADQMLHLKCTTGAMNLETYFNSVEKSTKTVAMLVQDSFEGMPYENLNGQVENTRHMFDKVVHNTNGVLTYYFRIDPAISPNVKGFWYVKQAGNTFQEHAVTDISQYDTNDTSALVWFTVPKATGKGLWLPPYNTENLDVRVLSYNVPIYWQQKFVGVIGMEIDYETLAHEVEKIKLFDHGYAFILDADSNVIYHPQMDSTLQYGEKIAIDTPDRILGDSHVQYHFNGIDKEAVFLPLSNGMRLYVTVPLYEINKGWKILIWHILLASIFILVIVSLFTLRLTNNITKPLRNLTAAAKQVANGNYDIALTYKDADEIGILTQTFQQLVKQTKSHIGALHRQVYIDALTSVRNKAGYEAYIQKLQDKMDKPTEKLAFAIGVFDCDNLKQINDTYGHDKGDIYIKTASQLICRAFSHSPVFRIGGDEFAVILENSDFRNRAELFRLFRLYREKILVASKHPWEQANITMGLAVYDAQSDSSVNDVARRADQCMYENKRLRKEKQNKPS is encoded by the coding sequence ATGTATTCCATACGTACAAAATTCACCCTGCTGACCATTATTGCTATTATTGTTACCATGAGCACCGCTACACTTATTGGCGTTATTTCCATCCGGAATCTGGGACTCAGCGATGCTGACCAGATGCTCCACTTGAAATGCACCACCGGTGCCATGAATCTGGAGACTTATTTCAACAGTGTGGAAAAATCCACCAAGACAGTAGCCATGCTGGTACAGGACAGCTTCGAAGGCATGCCTTATGAAAACCTGAATGGCCAGGTAGAAAACACCCGCCATATGTTTGATAAAGTAGTCCATAATACCAATGGCGTACTCACCTATTATTTTCGGATTGATCCTGCGATCTCTCCCAACGTAAAAGGTTTCTGGTATGTGAAGCAGGCTGGAAATACCTTTCAGGAACATGCAGTGACGGACATATCCCAATATGACACCAACGATACTTCCGCTCTGGTATGGTTCACCGTTCCCAAAGCGACCGGTAAAGGTCTGTGGCTGCCGCCATACAATACGGAAAATCTGGATGTGCGGGTTCTTTCCTACAATGTGCCAATATACTGGCAGCAGAAATTTGTCGGCGTTATCGGCATGGAAATCGACTACGAAACGCTAGCCCATGAAGTGGAAAAAATCAAGCTTTTCGACCATGGCTATGCCTTCATCCTCGATGCCGATTCCAATGTCATCTATCACCCCCAGATGGATTCCACCTTGCAATATGGGGAAAAAATTGCCATCGACACCCCTGACCGGATTTTGGGTGATTCCCATGTACAATATCACTTTAACGGAATTGACAAGGAAGCCGTTTTTCTGCCTTTGAGCAACGGCATGCGCCTATATGTGACCGTACCACTCTATGAAATAAACAAGGGCTGGAAAATCCTTATCTGGCACATTCTGTTGGCTTCCATCTTCATATTGGTGATTGTAAGTTTATTTACCCTGCGCCTTACCAACAACATTACCAAACCTCTCCGCAATCTTACGGCAGCGGCCAAACAGGTGGCGAATGGCAACTACGATATTGCACTGACCTATAAAGATGCGGATGAGATTGGCATACTCACACAAACATTCCAACAACTTGTTAAACAAACAAAAAGCCATATCGGCGCTCTCCATCGACAGGTTTATATCGATGCGCTGACTTCCGTACGGAATAAAGCCGGCTACGAAGCGTACATCCAAAAGCTGCAGGACAAAATGGACAAACCGACTGAAAAGCTGGCCTTTGCCATCGGTGTATTTGACTGCGACAATCTCAAACAAATCAATGATACTTACGGACATGACAAGGGAGATATATATATCAAAACCGCCAGCCAGTTAATATGCCGTGCTTTTTCGCACAGTCCGGTATTCCGCATCGGTGGAGATGAATTCGCCGTAATCCTGGAAAATAGTGATTTCCGCAACAGAGCGGAACTTTTCCGCCTTTTCAGGCTTTACCGGGAAAAAATACTTGTCGCTTCCAAACACCCCTGGGAACAAGCCAACATAACCATGGGGCTGGCCGTATACGATGCACAAAGCGACTCTTCCGTAAACGATGTTGCCCGGCGTGCCGATCAGTGTATGTATGAAAACAAGCGGCTCAGAAAAGAAAAACAGAACAAGCCTTCCTGA
- a CDS encoding nucleotidyltransferase family protein has protein sequence MSKQIFTIENITALVKPLAQKYHVKEVYLFGSYVRGEADENSDLDFLVFGGEGFKITHIFAFGEELREILQKCVDVFEINEINQDSEFYKTIMREKVLVV, from the coding sequence ATGTCAAAGCAGATATTTACCATTGAGAATATAACAGCTTTGGTTAAACCATTGGCGCAAAAGTATCATGTCAAGGAAGTATACCTGTTCGGTTCCTATGTCCGGGGCGAAGCTGATGAAAACAGCGACTTGGATTTCCTTGTTTTCGGTGGCGAAGGTTTCAAGATTACCCATATATTTGCCTTTGGCGAAGAACTGCGCGAAATTCTGCAAAAGTGTGTAGATGTATTTGAAATCAATGAAATCAATCAAGACAGCGAATTTTACAAGACGATTATGAGAGAAAAAGTTTTGGTGGTATAA
- a CDS encoding diacylglycerol/lipid kinase family protein: MKKLVLFYNPVSGHAAFKNKLDWMVEAFQKRGILLLFYRTKKEGNEDFVDFLREVKPDGVLAAGGDGTVHECVNLLMKHKIDLPMGIIGSGTSNDFATYLKINEDMEAYFDKIAAGSCRRMDVGKVGEQYFINVASAGMMACIAHEVPRKLKNSLGKMAYYLKGLGEIPKFRSVPLNITADGVKYELEAFLFVVINSAVVGSMRNVATGISVEDGKLDLLAIKKCGVHKLMAITAELVAGHPVNEKDCVLHLQAKDFRIETEGELPSDLDGEEGPMLPLTIETIPQAIAIYC, translated from the coding sequence TTGAAAAAGCTGGTGCTGTTCTATAACCCGGTTTCGGGCCATGCAGCTTTCAAGAATAAATTGGACTGGATGGTAGAAGCCTTTCAGAAGCGGGGAATTTTGCTTCTTTTTTACCGGACGAAAAAAGAAGGCAATGAGGATTTCGTTGATTTCCTGCGTGAGGTAAAACCAGATGGCGTATTGGCTGCAGGCGGAGACGGCACGGTACATGAGTGCGTCAACCTGTTGATGAAGCATAAAATTGACCTGCCCATGGGCATCATCGGCAGCGGCACCTCCAATGATTTTGCTACGTACCTTAAAATCAATGAGGATATGGAAGCTTATTTTGATAAGATTGCTGCCGGTTCCTGCCGCCGTATGGATGTGGGCAAGGTTGGGGAGCAGTATTTCATCAATGTGGCCAGCGCCGGCATGATGGCCTGCATCGCCCATGAGGTGCCCAGAAAACTGAAGAATTCCTTGGGCAAGATGGCCTATTATCTGAAAGGTCTGGGGGAAATCCCCAAGTTCCGTTCCGTGCCCCTGAACATCACAGCTGACGGCGTCAAATATGAGCTGGAGGCATTCTTGTTCGTCGTGATCAACAGTGCCGTGGTGGGCAGCATGAGGAATGTGGCCACGGGCATTTCCGTAGAAGATGGCAAGCTGGATCTTTTGGCCATCAAAAAATGCGGTGTCCATAAGCTTATGGCAATCACCGCAGAGTTGGTGGCCGGTCATCCGGTCAATGAAAAGGATTGTGTGCTGCATCTGCAGGCAAAGGACTTCCGGATTGAGACCGAGGGCGAATTGCCCAGCGATCTGGATGGGGAGGAAGGGCCGATGCTGCCATTGACGATTGAGACCATTCCCCAGGCGATCGCTATTTATTGCTGA
- a CDS encoding 7-carboxy-7-deazaguanine synthase QueE — protein MKENLIEIFSSIQGEGKYVGCRQVFVRLEGCNLDCTYCDTENAPGSHPTCEVETYAGSREFASLPNPRSAEQVAMEINRLCKEVPHQAVSFTGGEPLLHAEFIREVAKEVEVPIFLETNGTLHKQLKSLMDVADIISMDIKLPSIVSQPQWEAHKKFIEVAKAKDLYIKLVVADETTEEEFRKAIDLVAETAPETLFIIQPVTPYGGCKAASPEKILMCQNYALTKLKDVRVIPQTHKMIGQI, from the coding sequence ATGAAAGAAAATCTGATTGAAATCTTTTCCTCCATTCAGGGGGAAGGCAAATATGTGGGCTGTCGTCAGGTGTTCGTGCGTCTGGAGGGGTGCAATCTGGACTGCACTTACTGCGATACGGAAAATGCGCCGGGCAGCCATCCGACATGCGAGGTGGAGACCTATGCGGGCAGCCGGGAATTTGCCAGCCTGCCCAATCCCCGTTCAGCGGAGCAGGTGGCCATGGAAATCAATCGCCTGTGCAAGGAAGTGCCCCATCAGGCCGTGAGCTTTACCGGCGGGGAGCCGTTGCTGCATGCGGAGTTCATCCGGGAAGTGGCCAAGGAAGTAGAAGTGCCCATATTTTTGGAGACCAACGGGACATTGCATAAGCAGCTGAAGAGCCTCATGGATGTGGCGGATATCATCAGCATGGATATCAAGCTGCCCAGCATTGTGAGCCAGCCCCAGTGGGAGGCCCATAAGAAGTTCATTGAGGTGGCCAAGGCCAAAGACCTCTACATCAAGCTGGTGGTGGCAGATGAAACTACCGAGGAAGAGTTCCGCAAGGCCATTGATCTGGTGGCGGAAACTGCACCGGAAACGCTGTTCATCATCCAGCCCGTAACGCCTTACGGCGGCTGCAAGGCGGCCAGCCCGGAGAAAATTCTTATGTGTCAGAACTATGCCCTGACAAAACTCAAGGATGTCCGGGTGATTCCCCAGACACATAAAATGATCGGGCAGATTTAA
- a CDS encoding nucleotidyltransferase: MEITGIIAEYNPFHLGHLYQIEKIREQGDSLVIAVMSGSFTQRGEAAVFDKWQRAQCAVASGCDLVLELPFVFACRSAQDFARGAVTLLQRLGIVTQLAFGAESRDLAQLKELAMQMDDPARQRELHERIAAGASYAQALNQVLAADMETTRLMQQPNNILALEYLRSLCRLNHPFKPLLIQRQGAAYHEKALHVPKASATAIRQALYRQEDIPADLLPPATYDLTNQLLYDQLPRMDRLLLPLQVKLLTSRLPELQECYGINEGLENRILAHAKTAASWQELVKGVTSKRYPSSRIARTLLYLLLGLTKRDMEALTTAGPLYARLLAASPQGKKLLRPIKEHGSIPLITKTSQYLTTNKRRGAHDDLTLLEQMLSFDTIATELRELTCQSATDRNDFQQPPLFSNK; encoded by the coding sequence ATGGAAATCACAGGCATCATTGCCGAATACAATCCCTTTCACTTAGGACATCTCTATCAGATTGAAAAGATCCGGGAACAAGGCGACTCCCTCGTCATCGCCGTGATGAGCGGCAGCTTCACCCAGCGGGGTGAAGCCGCTGTCTTTGACAAATGGCAGCGAGCGCAATGTGCCGTCGCCAGCGGCTGCGATCTCGTGCTGGAGCTGCCCTTTGTCTTCGCCTGCCGCAGCGCCCAGGACTTTGCCCGGGGTGCCGTGACGCTGCTGCAGCGCCTGGGCATCGTGACACAGCTTGCCTTTGGTGCTGAAAGCCGCGACCTTGCCCAGCTCAAAGAGTTGGCCATGCAGATGGACGACCCTGCCCGGCAGCGGGAACTTCATGAAAGGATTGCAGCAGGAGCATCCTATGCCCAGGCATTAAACCAGGTATTGGCCGCCGATATGGAGACAACCAGACTCATGCAGCAGCCCAACAATATCCTGGCCCTGGAATATCTGCGCAGCCTCTGCCGGCTGAACCATCCCTTCAAACCGCTACTGATCCAGCGACAGGGAGCTGCTTATCATGAAAAAGCGCTCCATGTCCCCAAGGCCAGTGCCACTGCCATCCGGCAGGCCCTCTACCGGCAGGAAGATATCCCGGCTGACCTGCTGCCACCTGCCACCTATGATCTGACCAACCAGCTCCTGTATGACCAGCTGCCCCGGATGGACAGGCTGCTGCTGCCCCTGCAGGTCAAACTATTGACCAGCCGTCTGCCGGAACTGCAGGAATGCTATGGCATCAACGAAGGTCTGGAAAACCGCATCCTCGCCCATGCCAAAACAGCCGCCAGCTGGCAGGAGCTCGTCAAAGGCGTCACCAGCAAACGCTATCCCTCCAGCCGCATTGCCCGCACCCTGCTTTATCTGTTGCTGGGGCTGACGAAACGGGATATGGAGGCGCTTACCACAGCCGGCCCCCTCTATGCCCGCCTACTGGCCGCCAGTCCCCAGGGGAAGAAATTGCTGCGCCCCATCAAGGAGCACGGTTCCATCCCCTTGATCACCAAAACCAGCCAATACCTTACGACAAATAAAAGGCGTGGGGCCCATGATGACCTCACGCTTCTCGAACAGATGTTAAGTTTTGATACCATCGCCACAGAACTGCGGGAGCTGACCTGTCAATCTGCCACTGACCGCAATGACTTCCAGCAACCACCTTTGTTCAGCAATAAATAG
- a CDS encoding putative polysaccharide biosynthesis protein, with the protein MFLISKQEVTTENKSSKGESFLKGTFILTVAGFVVKVIGSLNWIFVSRILGGEGIGLYQMAFPIYFFAMTVSQAGVPVAISIITAERVALKDIYGAKRVFHISMALMLVTGLFFSFMTYFAADWLIDWQFVRDARAYKSIVVLAPTVFFVTLLASSRGYLQGWQRMTPTAVSQIVEQIFRVITMILLAELLLPWGLDYASAGASLGALAGAVTGLMVLVYFHWKLDKDIERDYGHDLQPLPGTEAESAWSIISRIFKLSLPVSAASIMLPVVSNLDLMIVPQRLEVAGYSVNEATELFGYLTGMAVPLVNLSCIITASMAMSIVPAISEARALKDMKRVYNQTAASVRISNFVCFPAFVIVFVLATPIASLIYNAPGAGPAVMISAVSIILLGLHQVSTGILQGLGHPTIPMVNMILAAAAKVILNWELTAIPWLGIMGAAWATAADMGVAAIINLIFIYKFIGYRMEIPQLLKTIVAAAVMAAAVYFFYDFTMAWWQIGVISTFGAVIFGCAVYIAVMLVIGGLKEDDLQRMPMIGRVGIKFLRKIGVFKAEGKQEA; encoded by the coding sequence GTGTTTCTCATTAGTAAGCAGGAAGTAACAACTGAAAATAAGTCCAGCAAGGGAGAATCCTTCCTGAAGGGAACATTTATTCTAACGGTGGCGGGCTTTGTGGTCAAAGTCATCGGTTCCCTGAATTGGATTTTTGTATCCCGTATTTTGGGCGGTGAAGGTATCGGTCTTTACCAGATGGCTTTCCCAATTTATTTCTTTGCCATGACGGTGTCTCAGGCCGGTGTACCGGTGGCGATTTCTATCATCACGGCAGAGCGGGTGGCGCTGAAGGATATCTATGGGGCCAAGCGGGTATTCCATATATCCATGGCCTTGATGCTGGTGACGGGGCTGTTCTTTTCCTTCATGACCTATTTCGCGGCGGATTGGCTGATTGACTGGCAGTTTGTCCGGGATGCCCGTGCCTATAAATCCATCGTGGTATTGGCACCGACGGTGTTCTTCGTAACGCTTCTGGCCAGTTCCCGTGGTTACCTGCAGGGCTGGCAGCGCATGACGCCGACGGCGGTCTCCCAGATTGTGGAGCAGATCTTCCGCGTCATCACCATGATCCTGCTGGCAGAACTCCTCCTGCCCTGGGGCCTGGATTACGCTTCTGCCGGTGCGTCCTTAGGTGCGTTGGCCGGTGCGGTGACAGGCTTGATGGTGCTGGTCTACTTCCATTGGAAGCTGGACAAGGATATTGAGCGGGATTACGGCCATGATCTGCAGCCGCTGCCGGGGACGGAAGCGGAGTCTGCCTGGTCCATCATCTCCCGTATCTTCAAGCTTTCCCTGCCGGTATCGGCTGCCAGCATCATGCTGCCCGTTGTTTCCAACCTGGATTTGATGATTGTACCCCAGCGTTTGGAAGTGGCCGGTTACAGCGTCAATGAGGCCACGGAGCTGTTCGGTTATCTGACCGGTATGGCCGTACCCCTTGTGAATCTTTCCTGTATCATCACGGCCTCCATGGCCATGAGCATAGTGCCGGCCATTTCAGAGGCCCGGGCACTCAAGGATATGAAGCGCGTCTATAATCAGACGGCAGCTTCGGTGCGTATTTCCAACTTCGTCTGCTTCCCAGCCTTTGTCATTGTCTTCGTGCTGGCAACGCCGATTGCTTCTTTGATCTACAATGCACCGGGGGCGGGGCCGGCCGTGATGATTTCGGCTGTGAGCATCATCCTGCTGGGTCTGCATCAGGTATCCACAGGCATCCTGCAGGGACTTGGTCATCCGACCATCCCTATGGTGAATATGATATTGGCGGCCGCGGCTAAGGTCATCCTGAACTGGGAACTTACGGCAATCCCCTGGCTGGGCATTATGGGTGCAGCTTGGGCAACGGCGGCGGACATGGGTGTTGCGGCCATCATCAATCTGATTTTCATTTACAAGTTTATCGGCTATCGCATGGAGATTCCGCAGCTTTTGAAGACTATTGTGGCGGCGGCAGTCATGGCGGCAGCGGTGTATTTCTTCTATGACTTTACCATGGCCTGGTGGCAGATTGGTGTCATCTCGACCTTTGGGGCGGTTATCTTCGGCTGTGCCGTGTATATTGCGGTGATGCTGGTGATTGGCGGCCTCAAGGAGGACGATCTGCAGCGTATGCCGATGATCGGCCGCGTGGGCATCAAGTTCCTGCGCAAGATCGGCGTGTTCAAGGCGGAAGGAAAACAGGAGGCGTAA
- the queD gene encoding 6-carboxytetrahydropterin synthase QueD: MYTLKVEGAFEAAHHVAGYPGKCARLHGHNWVVEAVVKGRELDELGMLVDFKVIKQTLKDTLERFDHRYLNELEPFSSGVNPTAENLARIIFEELAGHEIFQRDSELAAITVFESPKSSVTYTED; encoded by the coding sequence ATGTATACGTTAAAAGTCGAGGGCGCCTTTGAGGCAGCCCATCATGTGGCCGGTTATCCCGGCAAATGTGCGCGGCTGCATGGCCATAACTGGGTGGTGGAAGCAGTCGTCAAGGGGCGTGAGCTGGACGAGCTGGGCATGCTGGTGGACTTTAAGGTTATCAAACAGACCTTGAAGGATACACTGGAGCGTTTTGACCATCGTTACCTCAACGAACTGGAGCCATTTAGCAGCGGCGTGAATCCCACGGCGGAGAATCTGGCCCGCATTATCTTTGAGGAACTAGCTGGTCATGAGATCTTCCAGCGGGACAGTGAGCTGGCCGCCATCACGGTCTTTGAATCGCCGAAATCCAGCGTTACCTATACCGAGGACTAA
- a CDS encoding ShlB/FhaC/HecB family hemolysin secretion/activation protein: MISDRQKKILAFSLMLGLGSGTSLAAPAASAVPGAVMAEGGETAFLVTRVKILGNKQHSEAEIKRLVPEASRMLVRPARLSKQLSLLNDGQVMKIASRLTPKENREYELTLQVEEVKNDQFAVSVNNTGNDYTGNWRMGLNYFNTDITHHGDALGVAYTSSPDKHFKDVKQAALTYKAILPKAGDSIYFAYSYSDVDMGTIASFGNFNIDATGKGHTAALHYQHNFKYSHARCQMLDMGVDYKHYENGLLAGPGASRSAWPPGTRGL, from the coding sequence ATGATATCGGATCGGCAGAAAAAAATATTGGCGTTTTCCCTTATGCTGGGATTGGGCAGTGGCACGAGTCTGGCGGCTCCGGCAGCTTCCGCAGTCCCGGGGGCGGTTATGGCCGAAGGCGGGGAAACGGCTTTCCTGGTTACCCGTGTGAAAATCCTAGGTAACAAGCAGCATAGTGAGGCGGAAATCAAAAGGCTGGTGCCTGAGGCGTCCCGTATGTTGGTACGGCCGGCGCGCCTGTCGAAGCAGTTGTCCCTATTAAATGACGGGCAGGTCATGAAGATTGCCTCCCGGTTGACGCCTAAAGAGAATCGCGAGTATGAATTGACATTGCAGGTGGAAGAGGTCAAAAATGATCAGTTTGCGGTCAGTGTCAATAACACGGGTAATGACTATACCGGCAATTGGCGCATGGGGCTGAATTATTTTAACACGGATATCACCCACCATGGGGATGCTTTGGGGGTGGCTTATACCTCCTCGCCGGATAAGCATTTCAAGGACGTCAAGCAGGCAGCTTTGACTTACAAGGCCATTTTGCCTAAGGCCGGTGACAGCATATATTTTGCTTACAGTTATTCCGATGTGGACATGGGCACCATTGCCAGCTTCGGTAATTTCAATATCGACGCCACGGGCAAGGGGCATACGGCGGCCCTGCATTATCAGCATAACTTCAAGTACAGCCATGCCCGCTGTCAGATGCTGGATATGGGCGTGGATTACAAACATTATGAGAATGGGCTCCTGGCAGGGCCTGGGGCTTCAAGGAGCGCGTGGCCACCGGGGACAAGGGGATTGTGA
- a CDS encoding Fic family protein, with the protein MSEIVYITPEQARDTHHKTIKHSGGGTLEELEFEKLVGVLNNIQNDEWYPTFVDKLTHLFFCTCQFHCFADGNKRLAITLSTLFLLLNGYMGIAHTFIGNMENISLQVAASKIDKELLHKIMEAIMTNTFDEDETLKLEIYNAIK; encoded by the coding sequence ATGAGTGAGATTGTTTATATAACACCAGAGCAAGCAAGAGATACTCATCATAAAACAATAAAGCATAGTGGCGGTGGTACACTTGAAGAGTTGGAATTTGAAAAACTGGTGGGGGTACTGAATAATATCCAAAATGATGAGTGGTATCCGACTTTTGTAGACAAACTGACTCATTTGTTCTTTTGTACTTGTCAATTTCATTGTTTTGCTGATGGGAACAAAAGATTAGCAATAACGCTATCAACCTTGTTTTTACTCCTAAATGGATATATGGGAATAGCGCATACCTTCATTGGTAATATGGAGAATATCAGCTTACAAGTAGCGGCTAGTAAAATTGATAAAGAATTACTGCACAAAATCATGGAAGCTATCATGACAAATACTTTTGATGAAGATGAAACATTAAAATTAGAAATTTATAACGCAATTAAATAG